Within Rhinolophus ferrumequinum isolate MPI-CBG mRhiFer1 chromosome 14, mRhiFer1_v1.p, whole genome shotgun sequence, the genomic segment tggacatttgggttgtttccattttttggctatcaACATTCATGCACTCAGCCAATGAGAACGGTCACCACCCTGAACTCTGGCTTTCCTCCAAGGGACTTTCATTCAAAGCACCCCTCCcaacttcctcctttttctctgtaaagtaatgttcctctcctttgtttgCTGGACTTGCCTATAGTTTTTGCCATCTCATGGTTATCTCGAACTGCAATTCTCTGCCATTCCcaaataaaccctttcttttttctgggaaaaataactggctgttttatttttaaggtcaacattacctttggttaatttccaaagttctgaaaaagttgattctgacCATTTTGCTAGTTTTTTCCTTGCTCTTATGAAAGGCGAGAGGAGAGGCAGATTTTCCGAGGTCCTTACGCCTCTATCATCACTGAGGACTGACAGCAGATTCGTGAGGACTTTGGCTGCCATGCTCCTAGCTTCTGTGGCTGGCAGTTTCTGAACATAGGTGCCTAATAAATCCTTGTCGTTTGGACAAGGGGGAGCACAGAGGTCAGCCTGGAAGGCCCACCCAGCCCATGTGTGTGGGCCAGGGTAGGGGTGAAGGGCTACACCTGGAGGCCCCCAGCCTTCCCGCAGTGCCCTCCCTTTCCTGGAGCCCGGGTCCTGCCTGTCCCCGAGGGGGAGTGCGGGAAGGCAGGGCAACCGCTGCTCCACCGCGCAGGTCTGGACATGCTGCTGGACGAAAGCGCGCGATGGCCTCGGATATACGGTGGGTTCCCGACCAAGGGCGCCCGGGCATGGGCGGCGCGTCACTGCCGAGCCCCAGAGACCAGCGGCCGGGATCGGGGACCACAGTAGGTGGACGTTGTCACGGCAACAGGGAGACGCGACGAGACCTCGCCCAACCGCCGGTTTCCACAACAACGGGGGAAGCGCGGCCACGAGGTGCCTGGCCCCGCCCCGCGCTctccggccccgccccgccctcagGCTCTCGCGAGGTTTAAGCTCTCGTGGCGCCGCAGGGGCCGACGGAAGCGGCGGCCGCGCTGAAGACGGCCAAGATGGCGGCTGCGGCGGCTTCGCTTCGCGGGGCGATGCTGGGCCCGCGGGGCGCGGGGCTGCCGGGCGCGCGGGCTCGGGGTCTGCTGTGCGGCTCGCGGCCCGGGCAGCTCCCGCTGCGGACGCCTCAGGTGAGCGCTGGCCCGGATCCCGGCCGACGCGTGGCCCCGCAGCCCGTGAAGGTCACGGCGGGGAGGCTCCGGGCGCGGGCCGGGCAGCGGGGGAGCGGCCTCGGCCACCCGGCGCCCCTGCCCGGCCTCGCCGCCAGCAGACCTAGGTGACTTCTGGGAGCAGGGCCCGGCGCCCACTCCTCCGAGCAGCAGAGGCGCCTGGTGCCGAGCGGGGGGACGGCGGGGCTGGCGCGCTGCAGGGTCGGAGCAGAGGGCTTTCCCCGGGTGCGCGACCAGGCTCGCTTCCGCTCCGGCCTTTCAGACTGGGCCCGCGTCCTGAAGTGACCTCAGCCTGACCTCGGCCAGCTGCTTGTGACCTTGGCCTGCCCCAGCACCCTTGCTCACTTCGGCTGGATTCCCAGCCCGGGAACCAAGAACACGCCTCGCATCCCCTCCTCAGGGCCGAATCACGGTCGAGGGGTCGGCAGCGCGGAGAAGTGGGGCGGGCAGGAGGTGGCCAGTGCCGGGTGGATGAGTGGGAGAGGCAGGCGCTGAGAGTCAGATCCCAGGTAGGGCTGGGTGGTGTTCTGGCAGGCGCTGAGCGGGGCTCTTGCAGGCAGTGTCCTTGTCGTCGAAGTCTGGCCTGTCCCGGGGCCGGAAAGTGATGCTGTCAGCGCTGGGCATGCTGGCGGCAGGGGGTGCGGGGCTGGCCGTGGCTCTGCATTCTGCGGTGAGTGCCAGTGACCTGGAGCTGCACCCCCCGAGCTATCCGTGGTCCCACCGTGGCCTCCTCTCTTCCCTGGACCACACCAGGTGTGCGGCTGGTTGGCTGGGGAGTTTCTGGGTGgactgggtggggtggagtcctGGGAGCCTCTAACCCTGTGCCTCTTTTAGCATCCGGAGGGGTTTCCAGGTATACAAGCAGGTGTGCTCGTCCTGCCACAGCATGGACTACGTGGCTTACCGCCACCTGGTGGGCGTGTGCTACACAGAGGAGGAAGCTAAGGCCCTGGCAGAGGAGGTGCGGGGCCTGGGGTGCCGGGGACACAGGGGCTGGGGCTCCCACGTGGGGGACAGCAGTTGTCATGGTGCTCTTGGTGGCAGGTGGAGGTTCAGGATGGCCCCAATGAGGACGGGGAGATGTTCACGCGGCCAGGGAAGTTGTCTGACTACTTCCCCAAACCATACCCCAACCCTGAGGCTGCCCGAGCAGCCAACAGCGGAGCACTGCCCCCTGACCTCAGCTACATCGTGCGAGCCAGGTACCCGGCTGACCACCAggttggaggtgggaggaaatggCCAACCAGGCCAGGGACTGAACAGGCATGACTCTGGTCCCAGGCATGGTGGCGAGGATTACGTCTTCTCCCTGCTCACGGGCTACTGTGACCCACCCACCGGGGTGTCGCTGCGAGAAGGCCTGTACTTCAACTCCTACTTTCCTGGCCAGGCCATTGCCATGGCCCCTCCCATCTACGACGAGGTCTTGGAGTTTGATGATGGTGAGACCTCCCCACCCTGGGTGCTCCCCCCCTGCCAGGATGCTTCCCTGGGTCCCTGGGCCCATggtcctgccccctccctggctCGGGCACTGTGTGCCTGTCTGAGGGGGCTCG encodes:
- the LOC117033878 gene encoding cytochrome c1, heme protein, mitochondrial; the protein is MAAAAASLRGAMLGPRGAGLPGARARGLLCGSRPGQLPLRTPQAVSLSSKSGLSRGRKVMLSALGMLAAGGAGLAVALHSAVSASDLELHPPSYPWSHRGLLSSLDHTSIRRGFQVYKQVCSSCHSMDYVAYRHLVGVCYTEEEAKALAEEVEVQDGPNEDGEMFTRPGKLSDYFPKPYPNPEAARAANSGALPPDLSYIVRARHGGEDYVFSLLTGYCDPPTGVSLREGLYFNSYFPGQAIAMAPPIYDEVLEFDDGTPATMSQVAKDVCTFLRWASEPEHDHRKRMGLKMLLMMGLLLPLIYAMKRHKWSVLKSRKLAYRPPK